A window of the Candidatus Microthrix parvicella Bio17-1 genome harbors these coding sequences:
- a CDS encoding PQQ-dependent sugar dehydrogenase, with protein sequence MNSRLIGALTVVVACSAVLFGCTDADTDTDKSGSVETTAPSSIPDSSVKAEAITTDLEAPTVVLGAADGTLLVAERAGNVRRIDPKNPDRSSTVLDITSDVGDLSGEKGLLGLATSPNDDELYVSYTRAADGASVIKTFPLGADGVATASGREMLVVPQPFSNHNGGNLAVDADGLLWLGLGDGGAGGDPNENGQNPATLLGSMLRIRPTLDGDEPYQIPDDNPFSDGTTPNGSKAAPEAWAYGLRNPWRFTFDSATGDLWIADVGQGEWEEINHVAADDGLGEGANFGWNHREGTHPYTDDPDPADAPGDMVDPVFDYSHSDGRCSVTGGVVVRNAPGLPNLDGVYLWADLCEGRLHGLRPDADGEVTDLDLGAEVPGITSFGTAADGEVYAVSVDQNQLWRLTQAG encoded by the coding sequence ATGAACTCCCGTCTGATTGGTGCCCTGACGGTGGTGGTTGCGTGCAGTGCCGTGCTGTTCGGATGCACCGACGCCGACACGGACACCGACAAGTCCGGTTCGGTCGAGACAACGGCGCCGTCTTCGATCCCTGACAGCTCGGTCAAGGCCGAGGCGATAACCACCGACCTTGAGGCCCCCACCGTGGTGCTGGGAGCCGCCGACGGCACACTTCTGGTGGCCGAACGGGCAGGCAACGTCCGCCGGATCGACCCCAAAAACCCCGACAGGTCCTCGACGGTCTTGGACATCACCTCCGACGTCGGCGACCTCTCCGGCGAGAAGGGCCTGTTGGGCCTGGCCACGTCGCCAAACGATGACGAGTTGTACGTCAGCTACACCCGGGCCGCCGATGGTGCCAGCGTGATCAAGACCTTCCCGCTCGGAGCAGACGGGGTGGCAACCGCATCAGGGCGCGAGATGCTGGTGGTTCCTCAGCCGTTCTCAAACCACAACGGCGGCAACCTCGCCGTGGACGCCGACGGGCTGCTCTGGCTCGGTCTGGGCGATGGCGGCGCCGGAGGTGATCCCAACGAAAACGGCCAGAATCCGGCCACCCTCCTGGGGTCGATGTTGCGGATCCGCCCCACGCTTGACGGCGACGAGCCCTACCAGATCCCCGACGACAACCCGTTCTCCGACGGCACCACCCCGAACGGATCCAAGGCCGCGCCGGAGGCATGGGCATACGGCCTGCGCAACCCGTGGCGATTCACCTTCGACTCGGCAACAGGCGACCTGTGGATTGCCGACGTCGGCCAGGGCGAGTGGGAGGAGATCAACCACGTGGCCGCCGACGACGGCCTGGGCGAAGGCGCCAACTTCGGGTGGAATCACCGCGAGGGTACCCACCCCTATACCGACGACCCGGACCCGGCCGACGCACCCGGCGATATGGTCGATCCGGTGTTCGACTACAGCCACTCCGACGGGCGCTGCTCGGTCACCGGCGGGGTGGTCGTACGCAACGCTCCCGGACTTCCCAACCTCGACGGCGTCTACCTGTGGGCCGATCTGTGCGAGGGCAGGCTCCACGGCCTTCGCCCCGATGCCGACGGTGAGG
- a CDS encoding PhoU domain-containing protein, with amino-acid sequence MSFFRGDGDAVTDSVDRQINEMLGAGRHSFDLAMSALVAGPNIDAIGDDVHDTDRQVNEIEETVRRELVVHSAVHGQSDMSLVMPSLLVVKRLERVGDQCKNIFGMAEEGIRFTDAPDRAVFDDDRRVVSAMFSTTSELLAERDPAAVDAFSTTAEALMAELEDRVVQLMSSDEPSSYGVPRAMLARYIKRIVANLEGSARTVTVPLTGTEPTDLDE; translated from the coding sequence ATGAGTTTTTTTCGAGGCGACGGCGATGCGGTGACCGACTCGGTCGACCGCCAGATCAACGAGATGCTGGGCGCAGGTCGACACAGCTTTGATTTGGCAATGTCGGCGTTGGTGGCCGGACCCAACATCGACGCAATCGGCGACGACGTGCACGATACCGACCGTCAGGTCAATGAGATCGAGGAAACGGTGCGCCGCGAGTTGGTGGTGCACTCGGCCGTGCACGGCCAGTCCGACATGAGCCTGGTGATGCCCAGCCTGCTGGTGGTCAAGCGCCTGGAGCGGGTGGGAGATCAGTGTAAGAACATCTTCGGCATGGCTGAGGAAGGCATCCGGTTCACCGATGCCCCGGACCGGGCGGTCTTTGACGATGACCGCCGAGTGGTGTCGGCCATGTTCAGCACGACCAGCGAGTTGCTCGCCGAGCGCGACCCCGCCGCCGTCGACGCGTTCAGCACCACCGCCGAGGCGTTGATGGCCGAGCTGGAGGACCGGGTGGTTCAGCTGATGAGCAGCGACGAGCCATCCAGCTACGGTGTGCCCCGAGCCATGTTGGCCCGTTACATCAAGCGCATCGTGGCAAACCTGGAAGGTTCGGCACGCACGGTTACGGTGCCACTCACCGGCACCGAACCCACCGATCTGGACGAATAG